The following coding sequences are from one Panicum hallii strain FIL2 chromosome 5, PHallii_v3.1, whole genome shotgun sequence window:
- the LOC112893731 gene encoding uncharacterized protein LOC112893731 — MAASFLRPLLPPTTFLSARRPHLLAAPATSTTTVRCTAAPKPATSTPKLSQEEAVSRELQRVPREPSGAATPDEANANPNSIPDEETPAAAAATTSFAVARRVPSAISPYRRRRTALTQEEPPNYEIGWKRTKELPLEKPRGWAIADFLEKLDGLMARGRYGSGQLLGTVAGVVTERAREEAEILVAEGGVEERVVTELFRVLRLVEMDVEMVKAAVKEETVKERVETARARCRQAILVALSL; from the coding sequence ATGGCGGCCTCCTTCCtccggccccttcttcctcccacaACCTTCCTCTCCGCACGCAGGCCTCACCTCCTCGCTGCTCccgccaccagcaccaccaccgTTCGCTGCACCGCCGCACCCAAACCGGCAACCTCCACGCCGAAACTCAGCCAAGAGGAGGCCGTCAGCCGAGAACTGCAGCGAGTGCCGCGAGAGCCCAGCGGCGCCGCCACTCCGGACGAGGCGAACGCGAACCCCAACAGCATCCCCGACGAGGAgaccccggcggcggcggcggcgaccaccTCGTTTGCGGTGGCCCGGCGGGTGCCGTCCGCCATCTCCCcgtaccggcggcggcggacggcgctgACGCAGGAGGAGCCGCCCAACTACGAGATCGGGTGGAAGCGCACCAAGGAGCTGCCCCTGGAGAAGCCCCGGGGGTGGGCCATCGCCGACTTCTTGGAGAAGCTGGACGGCCTGATGGCGCGCGGGCGGTACGGGTCCGGGCAGCTGCTGGGCACCGTGGCGGGCGTGGTGACGGAGCGCGCCCGGGAGGAGGCGGAGATCCTGGTGGCCGAGGGCGGCGTGGAGGAGCGCGTGGTCACGGAGCTCTTCCGCGTGCTCCGCCTGGTGGAGATGGACGTGGAGATGGTGAAGGCCGCCGTCAAGGAGGAGACCGTCAAGGAGCGCGTCGAGACGGCGCGCGCCCGCTGCCGGCAGGCCATCCTCGTCGCGCTCTCGCTGTGA
- the LOC112893878 gene encoding protein ATAF2-like: MVRTPSAASKPPCAAFQSHPTDLELVNSYLRPFLETGKAAAFIHEGDVYAADPADLTRQFAPAVAQDGERAWYFLTPLRHKSVRGKRKARTVATGEGCWHNEAKSKPVCTAIHGKRQIGYRQSFSFIKKEDGSRVRTGWLMMELRLLKDDAGQGARAEEAALGNLVLCKVYRSPRNPEPGGGGPAPALKEEEAADGDDESSAATADDDDDDSSDTPGPTKKSDEQESSEATVAAPSRHSKADDEISGAAAAGAGREEKAAGDEDSAETSASSPARKRKAPDDEGSGAAAAAPKRASPGARAPASTEMQCPHCGTHLVVTLKISETKSETEIAKGEPGPGASDTAPRGDARGAPERKVRFHQFL, from the coding sequence atggTCCGCACCCCGTCGGCGGCCAGCAAGCCGCCGTGCGCGGCCTTCCAATCCCACCCCACCGATCTGGAGCTAGTCAACTCCTACCTCCGCCCCTTCCTCGAGACCGGCAAGGCCGCCGCCTTCATCCACGAGGGCGATGTCTACGCCGCCGACCCCGCCGACCTCACCCGGCAGTTCGCGCCGGCAGTCGCCCAGGACGGCGAGCGGGCCTGGTACTTCCTCACCCCGCTGCGCCACAAGAGCGTCCGCGGGAAGCGGAAGGCGCGCACCGTGGCCACGGGGGAGGGGTGCTGGCACAACGAGGCCAAATCCAAGCCCGTCTGCACGGCCATCCACGGGAAGCGCCAGATTGGGTACCGCCAGAGCTTCTCCTTCATCAAGAAGGAAGACGGCTCGCGGGTCCGCACGGGGTGGCTCATGATGGAGCTCCGCCTCCTCAAGGACGACGCCGGgcagggggcgcgggcggaggaggccgcCCTGGGGAATCTCGTCCTGTGCAAGGTGTACCGCAGCCCGCGCAACCCCGAgcccggcggcgggggccccgcccccgcgctcaaggaggaggaggccgccgacggcgacgacgaATCTAGCGCCGCGACGgcggatgacgacgacgacgacagctCCGACACGCCTGGGCCCACGAAGAAATCCGACGAGCAGGAGTCCAGCGAGGCGACGGTGGCGGCGCCTAGTCGCCACAGCAAGGCGGACGACGAGATctccggcgcggccgcggcgggcgcCGGGCGCGAGGAGAAGGCGGCGGGCGACGAGGACTCCGCCGAGACGTCGGCGTCGTCGCCTGCGCGCAAGAGGAAGGCCCCGGACGATGAGGgctccggcgcggcggcggcggcgcccaagAGAGCGTCCCCTGGCGCCCGGGCTCCTGCCTCGACCGAGATGCAGTGCCCTCACTGCGGCACCCACCTGGTCGTCACGCTGAAAATCTCGGAGACCAAATCGGAGACGGAGATCGCGAAGGGCGAGCCGGGCCCCGGCGCGTCCGACACGGCCCCGCGTGGCGATGCGCGTGGTGCTCCGGAGAGGAAAGTCCGGTTCCACCAGTTCCTATGA
- the LOC112895484 gene encoding auxin-responsive protein IAA5-like — MSPPLEPHDYIGLSAASAAPPTPTSSSSSSSSPAPRLTLRLGLPGSDSPDREDVAAALSLGPPPAAAACSAKRAFPDPSPRAGAAKAGDGKQAPPAAPPAAKAQVVGWPPVRNYRKNTLAASASKSKAPAEEAASGGGPMYVKVSMDGAPYLRKVDIKMYSSYEDLSAALEKMFSCFIAGQSGLRKPSSKDRLTNGTKADALQDQEYVLTYEDKDADWMLVGDLPWDLFTTICRKLKIMRGSDAVGKAPRTIEQTGQNK, encoded by the exons cgccgcctccgccgcgccgccgacgccgacctcctcctcgtcctcctcctcctcgccggcgccgcgcctcACGCTCCGCCTCGGCCTGCCGGGCTCCGACTCCCCCGACCGCGAGGACGTCGCCGCCGCGCTCTCCCTCggcccaccgcccgccgccgccgcctgctccgcCAAGCGCGCCTTCCCGGACccctccccccgcgccggcgccgccaaggccggcgacggcaagcaggcgccccccgccgcgccgccggccgccaa GGCGCAGGTGGTGGGATGGCCGCCCGTGCGAAACTACCGGAAGAACACCCTCGCCGCCAGCGCCTCCAAGAGCAAGGCGCCGGCGGAGGAGGCCGCGTCCGGGGGCGGGCCCATGTACGTGAAGGTCAGCATGGATGGCGCGCCCTACCTCAGGAAGGTGGACATCAAGATGTATTCCAGCTACGAGGACCTCTCCGCGGCGCTCGAGAAGATGTTCAGCTGCTTCATCGCTG GTCAAAGTGGTCTGCGTAAACCATCGAGCAAAGACAGACTTACCAATGGCACAAAGGCGGATGCCCTCCAAGACCAGGAGTATGTCCTTACATATGAGGATAAGGATGCGGACTGGATGCTTGTTGGTGATCTTCCCTGGGA TTTGTTTACCACTATCTGTCGGAAGTTGAAAATCATGAGGGGATCTGATGCTGTTGGAAAGG CCCCAAGAACCATTGAGCAGACAGGTCAGAACAAATAA